Proteins encoded by one window of Salvia splendens isolate huo1 chromosome 5, SspV2, whole genome shotgun sequence:
- the LOC121805740 gene encoding uncharacterized protein LOC121805740 isoform X1, with protein MAEDTGVGTLHQTAQADDQRCERGEATLMPPRRPNLSSLEIPERPLEAALSEITRIDIPSPSSTRAGLPPRPSSAKLKSSVKNMLSQKSFRDVPLLDKPSTSRSFSLNKLFSPSTKSVHSLPVTPMAVADPKPSLENHADLLSKTLQPEAKKLMTRSFSVPVNIKTRSLRRTESHGGLIRVISKHHLPTTVENASPDISPEIEAVFTAIDDAGEDIPEEEAVCRICLIELGEGGETLKMECSCKGELALAHQECAVKWFSIKGNKTCDVCKQDVRNLPVTLLKLQNPPNVVRRPPAAPQQREATRYRVWQDVPVLVMVSMLAYFCFLEQLLVADMGPRALAISLPFSCVLGLLSSMIASTMVSKSYIWAYASFQFAIVILFVHIFYAVLNINPILSVLLSSVTGFGIAISTYSLLVEYLRWRASRHPQALPQHISTGAQFHQHEQRHHQSRQHHRPQHTDHGNRALQTPVTLSTPTGSSQ; from the exons ATGGCGGAGGATACTGGCGTCGGAACACTGCATCAAACCGCTCAAGCAGATGATCag AGATGTGAACGAGGAGAAGCCACCTTAATGCCACCCAGACGCCCAAATCTGTCATCTCTGGAAATACCTGAAAGGCCTTTGGAGGCTGCATTGTCTGAAATAACAAGGATAGACATCCCCAGTCCCAGTTCTACCAGAGCAGGATTGCCTCCGAGACCCAGTTCAGCAAAACTTAAATCATCTGTTAAGAACATGCTTTCTCAGAAGAGCTTCAGGG ATGTTCCCCTTTTGGACAAGCCTTCAACTTCAAGATCATTTTCCTTAAACAAATTGTTTTCCCCATCAACAAAATCAGTACATTCTTTACCTGTGACACCAATGGCAGTGGCCGATCCTAAGCCCTCACTTGAAAATCATGCGGATCTTCTATCTAAAACGCTT CAACCTGAAGCTAAGAAACTCATGACACGCTCCTTTTCAGTTCCAGTTAATATTAAAACCAGAAGCTTGAGGCGAACAGAATCCCATGGGGGTCTGATACGTGTGATATCAAAGCACCATCTCCCTACAACAGTGGAAAACGCCTCCCCAGATATATCTCCCGAAATAGAAGCTG TATTTACAGCCATAGATGATGCCGGGGAAGACATTCCGGAAGAAGAGGCTGTTTGTAGAATTTGTTTAATAGAGCTTGGAGAAGGGGGTGAAACACTGAAGATGGAGTGCAGCTGCAAAGGAGAGCTTGCGCTTGCTCACCAAGAATGTGCTGTGAAATGGTTTAGCATCAAAGGTAATAAGACCTGTGATGTTTGTAAGCAGGATGTCCGTAACCTTCCAGTAACATTATTAAAGTTACAAAATCCTCCTAATGTTGTACGACGACCACCTGCTGCGCCACAACAAAGGGAAGCAACTCGTTACAG GGTCTGGCAGGATGTGCCTGTTCTCGTCATGGTCAGCATGCTAGCATATTTCTGCTTTCTGGAGCAGCTTCTG GTAGCTGACATGGGACCTCGAGCACTCGCCATTTCTTTGCCTTTCTCTTGTGTTTTAGGTCTCCTTTCGTCAATGATAGCATCCACAATGG TGAGCAAGAGTTACATATGGGCTTACGCTTCTTTCCAGTTTGCAATAGTGATCCTAtttgttcatattttttatgCCGTG CTTAATATCAATCCTATTCTTTCTGTGTTGCTCTCCTCTGTCACCGGGTTTGGGATTGCGATCAGCACCTATTCACTTCTTGTGGAATACTTAAGATGGAGAGCGAGCCGTCATCCCCAGGCCTTACCACAACATATAAGCACTGGTGCACAGTTTCATCAACATGAACAAAGACACCACCAGAGCAGGCAGCATCATCGGCCCCAGCATACTGATCATGGTAATCGAGCACTGCAAACTCCGGTAACACTCTCAACACCCACGGGGTCATCACAGTAA
- the LOC121805740 gene encoding uncharacterized protein LOC121805740 isoform X5: MAEDTGVGTLHQTAQADDQRCERGEATLMPPRRPNLSSLEIPERPLEAALSEITRIDIPSPSSTRAGLPPRPSSAKLKSSVKNMLSQKSFRVPVNIKTRSLRRTESHGGLIRVISKHHLPTTVENASPDISPEIEAVFTAIDDAGEDIPEEEAVCRICLIELGEGGETLKMECSCKGELALAHQECAVKWFSIKGNKTCDVCKQDVRNLPVTLLKLQNPPNVVRRPPAAPQQREATRYRVWQDVPVLVMVSMLAYFCFLEQLLVADMGPRALAISLPFSCVLGLLSSMIASTMVSKSYIWAYASFQFAIVILFVHIFYAVLNINPILSVLLSSVTGFGIAISTYSLLVEYLRWRASRHPQALPQHISTGAQFHQHEQRHHQSRQHHRPQHTDHGNRALQTPVTLSTPTGSSQ; the protein is encoded by the exons ATGGCGGAGGATACTGGCGTCGGAACACTGCATCAAACCGCTCAAGCAGATGATCag AGATGTGAACGAGGAGAAGCCACCTTAATGCCACCCAGACGCCCAAATCTGTCATCTCTGGAAATACCTGAAAGGCCTTTGGAGGCTGCATTGTCTGAAATAACAAGGATAGACATCCCCAGTCCCAGTTCTACCAGAGCAGGATTGCCTCCGAGACCCAGTTCAGCAAAACTTAAATCATCTGTTAAGAACATGCTTTCTCAGAAGAGCTTCAGGG TTCCAGTTAATATTAAAACCAGAAGCTTGAGGCGAACAGAATCCCATGGGGGTCTGATACGTGTGATATCAAAGCACCATCTCCCTACAACAGTGGAAAACGCCTCCCCAGATATATCTCCCGAAATAGAAGCTG TATTTACAGCCATAGATGATGCCGGGGAAGACATTCCGGAAGAAGAGGCTGTTTGTAGAATTTGTTTAATAGAGCTTGGAGAAGGGGGTGAAACACTGAAGATGGAGTGCAGCTGCAAAGGAGAGCTTGCGCTTGCTCACCAAGAATGTGCTGTGAAATGGTTTAGCATCAAAGGTAATAAGACCTGTGATGTTTGTAAGCAGGATGTCCGTAACCTTCCAGTAACATTATTAAAGTTACAAAATCCTCCTAATGTTGTACGACGACCACCTGCTGCGCCACAACAAAGGGAAGCAACTCGTTACAG GGTCTGGCAGGATGTGCCTGTTCTCGTCATGGTCAGCATGCTAGCATATTTCTGCTTTCTGGAGCAGCTTCTG GTAGCTGACATGGGACCTCGAGCACTCGCCATTTCTTTGCCTTTCTCTTGTGTTTTAGGTCTCCTTTCGTCAATGATAGCATCCACAATGG TGAGCAAGAGTTACATATGGGCTTACGCTTCTTTCCAGTTTGCAATAGTGATCCTAtttgttcatattttttatgCCGTG CTTAATATCAATCCTATTCTTTCTGTGTTGCTCTCCTCTGTCACCGGGTTTGGGATTGCGATCAGCACCTATTCACTTCTTGTGGAATACTTAAGATGGAGAGCGAGCCGTCATCCCCAGGCCTTACCACAACATATAAGCACTGGTGCACAGTTTCATCAACATGAACAAAGACACCACCAGAGCAGGCAGCATCATCGGCCCCAGCATACTGATCATGGTAATCGAGCACTGCAAACTCCGGTAACACTCTCAACACCCACGGGGTCATCACAGTAA
- the LOC121805740 gene encoding uncharacterized protein LOC121805740 isoform X3, translating into MAEDTGVGTLHQTAQADDQRCERGEATLMPPRRPNLSSLEIPERPLEAALSEITRIDIPSPSSTRAGLPPRPSSAKLKSSVKNMLSQKSFRDVPLLDKPSTSRSFSLNKLFSPSTKSVHSLPVTPMAVADPKPSLENHADLLSKTLQPEAKKLMTRSFSVPVNIKTRSLRRTESHGGLIRVISKHHLPTTVENASPDISPEIEAVFTAIDDAGEDIPEEEAVCRICLIELGEGGETLKMECSCKGELALAHQECAVKWFSIKGNKTCDVCKQDVRNLPVTLLKLQNPPNVVRRPPAAPQQREATRYRVWQDVPVLVMVSMLAYFCFLEQLLVADMGPRALAISLPFSCVLGLLSSMIASTMVSKSYIWAYASFQFAIVILFVHIFYAVVWDCDQHLFTSCGILKMESEPSSPGLTTTYKHWCTVSST; encoded by the exons ATGGCGGAGGATACTGGCGTCGGAACACTGCATCAAACCGCTCAAGCAGATGATCag AGATGTGAACGAGGAGAAGCCACCTTAATGCCACCCAGACGCCCAAATCTGTCATCTCTGGAAATACCTGAAAGGCCTTTGGAGGCTGCATTGTCTGAAATAACAAGGATAGACATCCCCAGTCCCAGTTCTACCAGAGCAGGATTGCCTCCGAGACCCAGTTCAGCAAAACTTAAATCATCTGTTAAGAACATGCTTTCTCAGAAGAGCTTCAGGG ATGTTCCCCTTTTGGACAAGCCTTCAACTTCAAGATCATTTTCCTTAAACAAATTGTTTTCCCCATCAACAAAATCAGTACATTCTTTACCTGTGACACCAATGGCAGTGGCCGATCCTAAGCCCTCACTTGAAAATCATGCGGATCTTCTATCTAAAACGCTT CAACCTGAAGCTAAGAAACTCATGACACGCTCCTTTTCAGTTCCAGTTAATATTAAAACCAGAAGCTTGAGGCGAACAGAATCCCATGGGGGTCTGATACGTGTGATATCAAAGCACCATCTCCCTACAACAGTGGAAAACGCCTCCCCAGATATATCTCCCGAAATAGAAGCTG TATTTACAGCCATAGATGATGCCGGGGAAGACATTCCGGAAGAAGAGGCTGTTTGTAGAATTTGTTTAATAGAGCTTGGAGAAGGGGGTGAAACACTGAAGATGGAGTGCAGCTGCAAAGGAGAGCTTGCGCTTGCTCACCAAGAATGTGCTGTGAAATGGTTTAGCATCAAAGGTAATAAGACCTGTGATGTTTGTAAGCAGGATGTCCGTAACCTTCCAGTAACATTATTAAAGTTACAAAATCCTCCTAATGTTGTACGACGACCACCTGCTGCGCCACAACAAAGGGAAGCAACTCGTTACAG GGTCTGGCAGGATGTGCCTGTTCTCGTCATGGTCAGCATGCTAGCATATTTCTGCTTTCTGGAGCAGCTTCTG GTAGCTGACATGGGACCTCGAGCACTCGCCATTTCTTTGCCTTTCTCTTGTGTTTTAGGTCTCCTTTCGTCAATGATAGCATCCACAATGG TGAGCAAGAGTTACATATGGGCTTACGCTTCTTTCCAGTTTGCAATAGTGATCCTAtttgttcatattttttatgCCGTG GTTTGGGATTGCGATCAGCACCTATTCACTTCTTGTGGAATACTTAAGATGGAGAGCGAGCCGTCATCCCCAGGCCTTACCACAACATATAAGCACTGGTGCACAGTTTCATCAACATGA
- the LOC121805740 gene encoding uncharacterized protein LOC121805740 isoform X2: MAEDTGVGTLHQTAQADDQRCERGEATLMPPRRPNLSSLEIPERPLEAALSEITRIDIPSPSSTRAGLPPRPSSAKLKSSVKNMLSQKSFRDVPLLDKPSTSRSFSLNKLFSPSTKSVHSLPVTPMAVADPKPSLENHADLLSKTLQPEAKKLMTRSFSVPVNIKTRSLRRTESHGGLIRVISKHHLPTTVENASPDISPEIEAAIDDAGEDIPEEEAVCRICLIELGEGGETLKMECSCKGELALAHQECAVKWFSIKGNKTCDVCKQDVRNLPVTLLKLQNPPNVVRRPPAAPQQREATRYRVWQDVPVLVMVSMLAYFCFLEQLLVADMGPRALAISLPFSCVLGLLSSMIASTMVSKSYIWAYASFQFAIVILFVHIFYAVLNINPILSVLLSSVTGFGIAISTYSLLVEYLRWRASRHPQALPQHISTGAQFHQHEQRHHQSRQHHRPQHTDHGNRALQTPVTLSTPTGSSQ; this comes from the exons ATGGCGGAGGATACTGGCGTCGGAACACTGCATCAAACCGCTCAAGCAGATGATCag AGATGTGAACGAGGAGAAGCCACCTTAATGCCACCCAGACGCCCAAATCTGTCATCTCTGGAAATACCTGAAAGGCCTTTGGAGGCTGCATTGTCTGAAATAACAAGGATAGACATCCCCAGTCCCAGTTCTACCAGAGCAGGATTGCCTCCGAGACCCAGTTCAGCAAAACTTAAATCATCTGTTAAGAACATGCTTTCTCAGAAGAGCTTCAGGG ATGTTCCCCTTTTGGACAAGCCTTCAACTTCAAGATCATTTTCCTTAAACAAATTGTTTTCCCCATCAACAAAATCAGTACATTCTTTACCTGTGACACCAATGGCAGTGGCCGATCCTAAGCCCTCACTTGAAAATCATGCGGATCTTCTATCTAAAACGCTT CAACCTGAAGCTAAGAAACTCATGACACGCTCCTTTTCAGTTCCAGTTAATATTAAAACCAGAAGCTTGAGGCGAACAGAATCCCATGGGGGTCTGATACGTGTGATATCAAAGCACCATCTCCCTACAACAGTGGAAAACGCCTCCCCAGATATATCTCCCGAAATAGAAGCTG CCATAGATGATGCCGGGGAAGACATTCCGGAAGAAGAGGCTGTTTGTAGAATTTGTTTAATAGAGCTTGGAGAAGGGGGTGAAACACTGAAGATGGAGTGCAGCTGCAAAGGAGAGCTTGCGCTTGCTCACCAAGAATGTGCTGTGAAATGGTTTAGCATCAAAGGTAATAAGACCTGTGATGTTTGTAAGCAGGATGTCCGTAACCTTCCAGTAACATTATTAAAGTTACAAAATCCTCCTAATGTTGTACGACGACCACCTGCTGCGCCACAACAAAGGGAAGCAACTCGTTACAG GGTCTGGCAGGATGTGCCTGTTCTCGTCATGGTCAGCATGCTAGCATATTTCTGCTTTCTGGAGCAGCTTCTG GTAGCTGACATGGGACCTCGAGCACTCGCCATTTCTTTGCCTTTCTCTTGTGTTTTAGGTCTCCTTTCGTCAATGATAGCATCCACAATGG TGAGCAAGAGTTACATATGGGCTTACGCTTCTTTCCAGTTTGCAATAGTGATCCTAtttgttcatattttttatgCCGTG CTTAATATCAATCCTATTCTTTCTGTGTTGCTCTCCTCTGTCACCGGGTTTGGGATTGCGATCAGCACCTATTCACTTCTTGTGGAATACTTAAGATGGAGAGCGAGCCGTCATCCCCAGGCCTTACCACAACATATAAGCACTGGTGCACAGTTTCATCAACATGAACAAAGACACCACCAGAGCAGGCAGCATCATCGGCCCCAGCATACTGATCATGGTAATCGAGCACTGCAAACTCCGGTAACACTCTCAACACCCACGGGGTCATCACAGTAA
- the LOC121805740 gene encoding uncharacterized protein LOC121805740 isoform X4, with product MAEDTGVGTLHQTAQADDQRCERGEATLMPPRRPNLSSLEIPERPLEAALSEITRIDIPSPSSTRAGLPPRPSSAKLKSSVKNMLSQKSFRDVPLLDKPSTSRSFSLNKLFSPSTKSVHSLPVTPMAVADPKPSLENHADLLSKTLQPEAKKLMTRSFSVPVNIKTRSLRRTESHGGLIRVISKHHLPTTVENASPDISPEIEAVFTAIDDAGEDIPEEEAVCRICLIELGEGGETLKMECSCKGELALAHQECAVKWFSIKGNKTCDVCKQDVRNLPVTLLKLQNPPNVVRRPPAAPQQREATRYRVWQDVPVLVMVSMLAYFCFLEQLLVADMGPRALAISLPFSCVLGLLSSMIASTMVSKSYIWAYASFQFAIVILFVHIFYAVHLFTSCGILKMESEPSSPGLTTTYKHWCTVSST from the exons ATGGCGGAGGATACTGGCGTCGGAACACTGCATCAAACCGCTCAAGCAGATGATCag AGATGTGAACGAGGAGAAGCCACCTTAATGCCACCCAGACGCCCAAATCTGTCATCTCTGGAAATACCTGAAAGGCCTTTGGAGGCTGCATTGTCTGAAATAACAAGGATAGACATCCCCAGTCCCAGTTCTACCAGAGCAGGATTGCCTCCGAGACCCAGTTCAGCAAAACTTAAATCATCTGTTAAGAACATGCTTTCTCAGAAGAGCTTCAGGG ATGTTCCCCTTTTGGACAAGCCTTCAACTTCAAGATCATTTTCCTTAAACAAATTGTTTTCCCCATCAACAAAATCAGTACATTCTTTACCTGTGACACCAATGGCAGTGGCCGATCCTAAGCCCTCACTTGAAAATCATGCGGATCTTCTATCTAAAACGCTT CAACCTGAAGCTAAGAAACTCATGACACGCTCCTTTTCAGTTCCAGTTAATATTAAAACCAGAAGCTTGAGGCGAACAGAATCCCATGGGGGTCTGATACGTGTGATATCAAAGCACCATCTCCCTACAACAGTGGAAAACGCCTCCCCAGATATATCTCCCGAAATAGAAGCTG TATTTACAGCCATAGATGATGCCGGGGAAGACATTCCGGAAGAAGAGGCTGTTTGTAGAATTTGTTTAATAGAGCTTGGAGAAGGGGGTGAAACACTGAAGATGGAGTGCAGCTGCAAAGGAGAGCTTGCGCTTGCTCACCAAGAATGTGCTGTGAAATGGTTTAGCATCAAAGGTAATAAGACCTGTGATGTTTGTAAGCAGGATGTCCGTAACCTTCCAGTAACATTATTAAAGTTACAAAATCCTCCTAATGTTGTACGACGACCACCTGCTGCGCCACAACAAAGGGAAGCAACTCGTTACAG GGTCTGGCAGGATGTGCCTGTTCTCGTCATGGTCAGCATGCTAGCATATTTCTGCTTTCTGGAGCAGCTTCTG GTAGCTGACATGGGACCTCGAGCACTCGCCATTTCTTTGCCTTTCTCTTGTGTTTTAGGTCTCCTTTCGTCAATGATAGCATCCACAATGG TGAGCAAGAGTTACATATGGGCTTACGCTTCTTTCCAGTTTGCAATAGTGATCCTAtttgttcatattttttatgCCGTG CACCTATTCACTTCTTGTGGAATACTTAAGATGGAGAGCGAGCCGTCATCCCCAGGCCTTACCACAACATATAAGCACTGGTGCACAGTTTCATCAACATGA